In Maridesulfovibrio ferrireducens, one genomic interval encodes:
- the sppA gene encoding signal peptide peptidase SppA: MTNPKLSFSVRHPFLFGFSLVIMAVVLLWGAAAFFNGKAGLMLGADSIGIVTVQGTITDSLPTVKFLRELRKDDSVKGVLLRVNSPGGTIAPSQELYLAVKRFAEVKPIVASFGTVAASGGYYAAAPATQIIANSGSITGSIGVKAEYASFRQLMDRVGIKPIMITSGALKGAGSPFTELTPEQHKYLMGLIMDMHNQFVSDVATARKLDRKEVEKIADGRAITGREAKELGLVDRIGGFEDSITVLKALCGIEGDVAVREGPEKDEPFLKEILGMLGIKPSGSFSGDGFTFSY; encoded by the coding sequence ATGACGAATCCTAAGCTCAGTTTCTCTGTAAGGCATCCGTTTTTATTCGGTTTCAGCCTAGTTATAATGGCTGTGGTCCTCCTATGGGGGGCCGCAGCCTTTTTTAATGGGAAAGCTGGGCTTATGCTGGGAGCTGATTCAATCGGGATTGTCACGGTACAGGGAACTATTACGGATTCATTGCCTACGGTAAAATTTTTGCGTGAACTTCGCAAAGACGATTCAGTTAAAGGTGTTCTTTTGAGGGTCAATTCTCCGGGTGGAACCATTGCTCCTTCACAGGAATTATATCTTGCGGTAAAGCGTTTTGCAGAAGTTAAGCCTATCGTTGCGTCTTTCGGAACTGTTGCGGCGTCCGGCGGATATTACGCTGCGGCCCCGGCAACCCAGATTATTGCAAACTCCGGTTCAATTACCGGAAGTATAGGTGTTAAGGCTGAGTATGCGAGTTTCAGACAGTTGATGGACAGAGTCGGCATTAAGCCTATTATGATCACCAGCGGAGCATTGAAAGGTGCAGGATCTCCATTCACTGAATTGACTCCGGAGCAGCATAAATATCTCATGGGCCTCATTATGGACATGCACAATCAGTTCGTAAGTGATGTTGCTACAGCTCGTAAACTTGATCGAAAAGAAGTTGAGAAAATTGCAGACGGAAGAGCTATTACCGGGCGGGAGGCAAAAGAGTTAGGTCTAGTTGACAGAATCGGCGGATTCGAAGACTCGATCACAGTTTTAAAAGCTCTTTGCGGTATAGAAGGTGACGTTGCTGTCAGGGAAGGCCCTGAAAAAGATGAGCCATTTCTTAAAGAAATATTAGGCATGTTAGGTATTAAGCCTTCCGGCTCTTTTTCTGGCGACGGTTTTACCTTTTCATATTAG
- the htpX gene encoding zinc metalloprotease HtpX has translation MTSQIKTFFLLAALTAIILFLGGMMGGRTGLILAFGLAMFMNVGSYWYSDKIVLSMYKARQLSRNDAPQVFAMVEELSANAGIPAPRLYVVDQDSPNAFATGRNPENAVVAVTSGIMRILTPEELRGVIAHEIGHIANHDILIQSVAAVLAGAIMMIANMLQWATLFGFGGSEDDDGPSPVAAIALAIIAPIAASVIQMAISRSREYLADATGARISRDPKALASALYKLDATARNIPMDANPATENMFIINPFSGASMAKWFSTHPSTEDRISRLMDMSRNL, from the coding sequence ATGACCAGTCAAATTAAAACTTTTTTTCTTCTTGCTGCGCTTACAGCAATTATTCTTTTTTTAGGTGGCATGATGGGAGGCCGGACCGGGCTGATTCTGGCTTTCGGGTTAGCCATGTTTATGAATGTGGGTAGCTATTGGTATTCAGATAAGATTGTGCTTTCAATGTATAAAGCAAGACAGCTTTCCAGAAATGATGCTCCGCAGGTTTTTGCCATGGTTGAAGAGCTTTCCGCCAATGCGGGTATCCCCGCACCCAGACTTTATGTCGTTGATCAGGATTCACCCAACGCTTTCGCAACAGGCAGAAACCCTGAAAATGCCGTGGTTGCGGTTACCAGTGGCATCATGCGTATCCTTACACCGGAAGAGTTGCGTGGTGTTATCGCTCATGAAATAGGGCATATCGCAAATCACGATATTTTAATTCAGTCGGTTGCGGCAGTGCTTGCAGGAGCAATCATGATGATTGCGAATATGTTGCAGTGGGCCACTCTTTTCGGTTTCGGCGGCAGTGAAGATGATGATGGACCAAGTCCAGTGGCAGCTATTGCGCTTGCCATTATCGCACCTATTGCCGCGTCTGTTATTCAAATGGCTATTTCGCGTTCCAGAGAATATCTGGCGGATGCCACCGGTGCCAGAATTTCTCGTGATCCCAAGGCACTGGCTTCCGCTTTATACAAGCTTGATGCAACTGCCCGTAATATTCCTATGGATGCTAATCCTGCTACTGAAAACATGTTTATTATCAATCCGTTCAGTGGCGCGAGTATGGCTAAGTGGTTCAGCACGCATCCTTCTACTGAAGACCGTATTTCCAGATTGATGGATATGTCCCGTAATCTTTAA
- a CDS encoding cache domain-containing protein gives MGIFKNSASSGGGIPVWLRIAIPTVASLLLFTFVLFVVHMPAVKEAMVSQKKASLKHMTQVAISLLEHIRTQEREGLLTAEEARKKGSDLLHSLHFGPEDKDYFWITNVDMQMVMHPYRPDLEGKDLTDFVDLRGNHLFQDMKNATEKTGENYITYYWQWKDKLGTEAPKLSYVKRFEPWGWIVGTGLYLKDVEEEAEARNRELVLLTLAVLAVISLLSVYSINQSRRAGEQIQDSEALFRGVFDNSFQLMCVLSSDGILQRVNQTALDLAEIEAEDVLGEYCWETPWWSYSSDVQLNLKTLIQKASLGEVCKDVVIHYDSEGNQFFIDFSITPVSDSVGEVRFMILEGHDVTALKEVQEQLAISEAMFKGVFDQSLHFMGVLSVDGTLLEVNNAALLIRNVSVSDVLGKPFWEGPWWQEPKALIPMLKDGVRRAADGQTIRRQIATHSEEGEARYIDFSLKPAFGANGEMLFLIAEGRDITELKMVQDQLKDLNAELEQKVEDRTKELRESVERLESAQTQLIQSEKMAALGDLVAGVAHEINTPIGISVTSISYMEEKLNALVEKVKNGELRKSDLDKFVSIAQEATKSSMLNLHRAAELIGNFKQVAVDQTSGQKRKINLHEYLDEILLSLRSKYKRTQHKINVTCPDDLVLNTWPGAFMQIFSNLIINSLLHGFEGVEAGSISIRAEVTEDSLVLQYSDDGNGMPEESVSKIFEPFFTTRRGKGGTGLGMSIVYNLVTSRLGGSISCTSAAGQGTAFIISLPLDIVEV, from the coding sequence ATGGGGATTTTTAAAAATAGTGCATCATCAGGGGGCGGAATCCCTGTATGGCTCAGGATTGCAATTCCCACAGTTGCCTCTCTCCTGTTGTTTACTTTTGTTTTGTTTGTTGTGCATATGCCCGCCGTGAAAGAAGCGATGGTTTCTCAGAAGAAGGCTTCTTTAAAGCATATGACGCAAGTCGCAATAAGTTTGCTGGAGCACATTCGCACTCAGGAAAGAGAAGGTTTGCTTACTGCTGAAGAGGCCAGGAAAAAAGGATCAGATTTATTGCATTCTTTACATTTTGGGCCTGAAGATAAAGATTATTTTTGGATTACAAATGTTGATATGCAAATGGTTATGCACCCATACAGGCCGGATCTTGAAGGTAAAGATTTAACCGATTTTGTGGATCTCAGGGGTAACCATCTTTTTCAAGATATGAAGAATGCAACTGAAAAAACAGGCGAAAATTATATTACTTATTATTGGCAATGGAAAGACAAATTGGGAACGGAGGCTCCAAAGCTTTCGTATGTAAAAAGATTCGAGCCGTGGGGATGGATAGTAGGAACAGGCCTTTACCTGAAAGATGTTGAGGAGGAAGCAGAAGCTCGAAACAGAGAACTTGTTTTGTTGACTCTGGCTGTCCTTGCTGTGATTAGCTTACTGTCGGTGTATTCAATAAATCAAAGCAGAAGGGCGGGCGAACAAATTCAAGATAGTGAAGCTCTTTTCAGAGGAGTTTTTGATAACAGTTTCCAATTGATGTGTGTGCTTAGTTCTGATGGCATTTTGCAAAGGGTAAACCAGACAGCTTTAGACCTTGCAGAAATTGAAGCTGAAGATGTATTGGGAGAGTATTGCTGGGAAACACCGTGGTGGAGTTATTCTTCTGACGTTCAACTTAACTTGAAAACTTTAATTCAGAAAGCTTCTCTTGGGGAAGTTTGTAAAGATGTTGTCATACATTATGATAGTGAGGGGAATCAATTTTTTATTGATTTCTCTATTACGCCTGTATCCGATTCTGTCGGGGAAGTGCGCTTTATGATCCTGGAAGGACATGACGTTACAGCCTTGAAGGAAGTTCAAGAACAACTTGCTATAAGTGAAGCAATGTTTAAGGGCGTCTTTGATCAATCATTGCATTTTATGGGAGTTCTTTCAGTTGATGGAACTCTTCTCGAAGTCAACAATGCCGCACTACTCATTAGAAATGTGTCGGTTTCGGATGTTCTTGGCAAACCTTTCTGGGAAGGTCCATGGTGGCAGGAGCCAAAGGCTTTGATTCCAATGTTAAAGGATGGCGTCAGGCGTGCAGCGGATGGGCAGACTATTCGTCGTCAGATAGCGACGCATTCAGAAGAAGGAGAAGCCAGATACATTGATTTTTCACTTAAACCGGCCTTCGGGGCCAACGGAGAAATGCTTTTTCTTATTGCGGAAGGACGCGATATCACCGAGCTCAAAATGGTTCAGGACCAGTTGAAGGATTTAAATGCAGAGCTTGAGCAGAAAGTTGAAGACAGGACCAAGGAGCTGCGCGAATCTGTTGAGCGTCTTGAGAGTGCTCAAACTCAGTTGATTCAATCTGAAAAAATGGCGGCTCTCGGTGATCTTGTGGCAGGAGTTGCTCATGAAATTAACACGCCTATAGGTATCAGCGTAACAAGCATCAGTTATATGGAAGAAAAGCTGAACGCTCTTGTTGAGAAAGTTAAAAATGGAGAACTGCGTAAATCAGATCTGGATAAATTTGTATCAATTGCTCAAGAAGCTACAAAGTCCAGTATGCTTAACCTACACAGGGCTGCGGAGTTGATCGGTAATTTCAAGCAGGTGGCTGTTGACCAGACTTCCGGGCAAAAGCGCAAAATTAATTTGCATGAGTATCTTGATGAGATTTTGCTCAGTCTTCGCTCAAAATATAAGAGGACTCAGCACAAAATAAATGTGACCTGTCCTGACGATCTTGTTCTTAATACGTGGCCCGGCGCGTTTATGCAGATTTTTTCAAATCTGATAATTAATTCGTTGCTTCATGGATTTGAAGGAGTAGAGGCTGGAAGTATATCCATAAGAGCTGAAGTGACTGAGGATTCTCTTGTGCTTCAGTATAGTGACGATGGTAACGGCATGCCCGAAGAAAGCGTTTCTAAAATTTTTGAGCCATTTTTTACCACCCGTAGAGGAAAAGGCGGCACCGGGCTTGGCATGAGCATTGTTTATAATCTTGTGACCAGCCGTCTCGGCGGCTCAATCAGCTGTACAAGTGCCGCGGGACAGGGGACAGCTTTTATTATCAGTCTGCCTTTAGATATTGTAGAAGTATAA
- a CDS encoding FecR domain-containing protein, whose product MPDSQPSTNEIGVVTGLTGQAYAESESGSRALEPGSPIFEGEDLITGPAGNVEVRFIDDTLLSQGANSRITLDDYIYDTSDSSASELLLQITEGTFRVVTGKIAEQNPERFQVGSPLATIGIRGTITVHEVIAGGAEKHGVEEIHSGKALIIQSNITGGIRQIAQPQGIVEISASGALGLVRPLSMQELREFREIAPANIRQEQEILEQQEEDEDTPDDDQQDEGEGQDGDALPEDVTPGGGEPEGGEGGLQGTNGLLPGQGIEPIVRGLPHGGEPHERPGPDGLIRLGPPKDLPEDPKDDPIEKPKPTTGGDDNDNTPDNSNSGTITGDDNANTLTGTSNTDIILGLGADDELYGMDGADSLYGGTGEDLLRGDLGNDYLDGGTSGHDVDFASYSSATASVTVNLANHTATGADGNDILVNIEGVIGSNFDDILTGDDGDNRFEGLLGNDVIDGGGGSNWVQYETLSNDYNLTVNLADKIAIIMKPDESEQYNSSLNNIENVLGSKHADNITGSDDENTLYGNSGDDIIHGLNGDDTIFGQGGNDFLFGENGDNSIDGGDGFDTVSYAHSTTDVTINAVTGVATHCGGTDTIAHIESFIGSDHNDEFIGSTRSEHFFGGKGDNVIDGGGGDGIDTVSFAGSTSGVTFTVAAGDIYDVTHSDGIDTLSNIEGFTGTAKADNITGSEGDEIFNGSMGSDVYDGGGGSGHDILSYASLNKIMTINMTADGTGNANDNGSQTFTDNFSNINHVIGTANGDTFNGLTCSGSETFQSGKGIDTINLDNIAVSELEYTSIASSGENNYDQIQNFKSGQDYFKFSGDFDPSAKGDHLTTIISSYDGTNGSFGDANAHFIFDEECKKLWYDSNGDEAGGNTLIADLDTNVTIDDIHF is encoded by the coding sequence ATGCCAGATTCTCAGCCCTCAACAAATGAAATAGGTGTCGTAACCGGATTAACAGGACAAGCTTACGCTGAGTCCGAATCAGGTTCGCGCGCTCTTGAACCTGGAAGCCCGATATTTGAAGGAGAGGATCTGATCACCGGCCCTGCCGGGAATGTCGAAGTAAGATTTATCGACGATACGCTTTTATCGCAGGGTGCCAATTCCCGCATCACTCTTGATGACTACATATATGATACAAGCGACAGTTCTGCTTCCGAACTACTACTTCAAATCACCGAAGGCACATTCCGCGTAGTCACAGGTAAAATTGCCGAACAAAATCCTGAAAGATTTCAAGTAGGATCTCCGCTTGCCACCATCGGCATTCGCGGCACCATTACGGTTCATGAGGTTATTGCCGGAGGCGCTGAAAAACACGGGGTTGAAGAAATTCACAGCGGTAAGGCGCTTATTATTCAAAGTAATATCACAGGCGGAATACGCCAAATCGCACAGCCGCAAGGAATAGTAGAAATTTCCGCATCCGGCGCTCTTGGCTTAGTACGCCCTCTTTCTATGCAAGAATTACGTGAATTCCGCGAAATAGCCCCCGCCAACATCCGACAGGAGCAGGAAATCCTTGAACAGCAAGAAGAGGACGAAGACACTCCAGACGATGACCAGCAGGATGAAGGTGAAGGACAGGACGGCGACGCTCTTCCGGAAGATGTCACCCCCGGAGGCGGAGAGCCAGAGGGAGGCGAAGGTGGTCTGCAAGGAACTAATGGATTATTACCGGGACAAGGAATTGAGCCGATAGTAAGAGGACTTCCACACGGCGGAGAACCACACGAAAGACCCGGACCCGACGGTCTTATACGCCTTGGGCCTCCAAAAGATCTGCCGGAAGACCCAAAAGACGACCCAATAGAAAAACCTAAACCCACCACAGGTGGAGATGACAACGACAACACTCCCGACAATTCAAATTCCGGCACCATCACCGGAGATGATAACGCTAACACCCTCACAGGAACTTCCAACACAGACATTATCTTAGGACTTGGCGCAGATGACGAACTTTATGGAATGGATGGCGCAGATTCCCTCTACGGTGGAACCGGAGAAGACCTGCTTCGCGGAGACCTTGGAAATGACTATCTGGATGGTGGGACCTCCGGTCACGATGTAGACTTCGCCTCATATTCAAGCGCCACAGCTTCTGTCACTGTAAATCTAGCCAACCATACTGCTACAGGCGCTGACGGAAATGATATTCTGGTTAATATCGAAGGTGTCATCGGGTCCAATTTTGATGACATACTGACCGGAGACGACGGCGACAATAGATTTGAAGGGTTACTTGGAAATGACGTTATTGATGGAGGCGGTGGCTCCAACTGGGTGCAATATGAAACACTTAGTAATGACTACAACTTGACCGTAAACCTCGCTGATAAGATTGCAATCATAATGAAACCTGATGAAAGTGAGCAATATAATTCGTCTTTGAACAACATCGAAAATGTTCTCGGGTCCAAACACGCGGATAACATTACTGGTTCAGATGACGAAAATACCCTTTATGGTAACAGCGGCGATGATATTATTCACGGGCTGAACGGAGACGATACAATCTTCGGTCAAGGCGGGAACGATTTTCTCTTTGGCGAAAACGGGGATAACTCTATTGATGGCGGGGATGGATTCGATACGGTTTCTTATGCCCATTCAACAACCGACGTCACAATAAATGCAGTAACAGGAGTTGCCACTCATTGCGGAGGAACGGACACAATCGCGCACATTGAAAGTTTCATTGGATCTGACCACAATGACGAGTTTATAGGAAGCACGAGAAGCGAACATTTCTTCGGTGGAAAGGGAGACAACGTAATTGACGGCGGAGGCGGAGACGGTATTGATACTGTTTCTTTTGCCGGATCTACTTCAGGGGTAACATTCACAGTCGCTGCAGGAGATATATATGACGTCACCCACAGCGACGGTATAGACACTCTCTCAAACATCGAAGGTTTCACCGGAACAGCTAAAGCCGACAACATCACGGGTAGTGAAGGAGATGAAATCTTCAATGGTAGTATGGGCAGCGATGTTTATGACGGAGGTGGCGGTAGCGGTCATGATATACTGAGCTATGCTTCGCTCAACAAAATCATGACCATTAATATGACAGCTGACGGCACAGGAAACGCTAATGATAATGGCTCGCAGACTTTCACAGATAATTTCTCCAATATAAATCATGTTATCGGAACAGCAAACGGTGACACCTTCAATGGTCTGACTTGTTCCGGGTCTGAAACATTCCAAAGTGGCAAAGGAATTGACACCATTAATCTCGATAATATCGCAGTATCGGAACTTGAATATACGTCTATTGCAAGTTCCGGCGAGAATAATTACGATCAAATCCAAAACTTCAAAAGCGGACAAGACTATTTTAAATTCAGTGGTGATTTTGACCCTTCTGCCAAAGGTGATCACTTAACTACCATTATATCTTCTTACGATGGGACTAACGGTTCATTCGGTGACGCAAACGCCCACTTTATTTTTGACGAAGAATGTAAGAAACTCTGGTATGATTCAAACGGTGATGAAGCCGGAGGAAATACGTTAATTGCAGATCTTGATACGAATGTAACTATTGATGACATTCACTTCTAA
- a CDS encoding MBL fold metallo-hydrolase gives MECKFIGVGDAFDGKHTNTSLYVKIKNRTLLFDCGFNSAHSFFQLIPNALDLDIVWISHFHGDHCFGLPMLLGSFHTSDRKDPLTICGPVGIEEKVRALTTLAFPRLLSKLSFELKFQECSPESIQDVGGIKLSSFETDHTEMAGPALAVRVDYEGFSFFYSGDGAVSSQCLSLASGVDLAVFEAYYLEETANGHSSVKGCLDFALKAKINQVALVHINHFVRTYHLDEILKLIKDVEVVSVLLPEEGHLLRIPGN, from the coding sequence ATGGAATGTAAATTCATAGGGGTAGGTGACGCTTTTGATGGAAAACACACTAATACAAGTCTGTACGTCAAAATAAAAAACAGAACTTTATTATTTGACTGCGGATTTAATTCAGCTCATTCCTTTTTTCAGCTTATCCCGAATGCTCTTGATTTAGATATCGTTTGGATCTCTCATTTTCATGGAGATCACTGTTTCGGATTACCAATGCTTTTGGGCAGTTTTCATACTTCTGATAGGAAAGACCCCTTAACTATTTGCGGTCCGGTGGGAATAGAAGAGAAAGTTCGAGCTTTGACAACTCTTGCATTTCCTAGATTATTATCAAAACTTTCATTTGAACTGAAGTTTCAAGAATGTTCTCCTGAATCTATTCAGGATGTTGGCGGAATAAAATTGAGTTCTTTTGAGACTGATCATACTGAAATGGCAGGCCCCGCTCTTGCTGTTCGGGTTGATTACGAAGGATTTTCTTTTTTTTATAGTGGTGATGGAGCCGTTTCTTCGCAGTGCCTTTCACTGGCAAGCGGAGTTGATCTGGCTGTTTTTGAAGCCTACTATCTTGAAGAAACAGCGAATGGGCATTCGTCAGTTAAAGGGTGTCTTGATTTTGCTCTTAAGGCAAAAATCAATCAAGTAGCCCTTGTGCATATTAATCATTTTGTGAGAACTTACCATTTAGACGAAATATTGAAGCTTATAAAAGATGTTGAAGTGGTCAGCGTCTTACTTCCGGAGGAAGGGCATTTGTTGCGAATTCCCGGCAATTAG
- a CDS encoding 30S ribosomal protein S1 yields MENNENLNSEMEMDFEAALEDYLNADFGNLDEGSIVVGEVVKVDKNFVLIDVNFKSEGQIAASEFLDVDGEMTVKVGDKVDVFVSNKNENEGTINLSRDKAKRMQLFDKLEEIQENEGIVEGRIVRRIKGGYTVDLDGVEAFLPGSHVDLRPVPDMDALVDQTYEFKILKINRRRSNVIVSRRVLLEEQRNEMRSKLLETLEEEQTIIGKVKNITEYGVFIDLGGLDGLLHITDMSWKRIKHPKEMVSLGDELELRVLNFDQEGQKVSLGLKQLVPDPWEDISGKYPEGSKFSGKVTNLADYGAFVELEAGVEGLVHISEMSWTRKLRHPSQMVRVGDEVDVIVLGVDPDKKRISLGMKQVKPNPWDVVAEKFPEGTVLEGQIKNITEFGVFIGIEDGIDGLIHVSDISWTRKVRHPSEVYSVGDSVQAKVLTVDKENEKFTLGVKQLSDDPWSQVPSKYPVGCTLEGLITNITDFGLFVEVEEGIEGLVHVSEISHKKIKNPSEMFKEGVTIQAKVIHVSAHERRLGLSIKQLKEEDDKRKPKEFRSGPADAGNTLGELLRQKLEDATEAKAAAETEDDES; encoded by the coding sequence ATGGAAAATAATGAAAACTTGAACTCCGAAATGGAGATGGACTTTGAGGCTGCCCTTGAAGACTATCTGAATGCCGATTTCGGAAACCTGGATGAAGGAAGTATTGTTGTCGGAGAAGTTGTTAAGGTTGATAAGAATTTCGTTCTTATTGATGTTAACTTCAAATCTGAAGGACAGATTGCTGCATCTGAATTCCTTGATGTTGATGGTGAGATGACCGTAAAGGTCGGTGACAAAGTTGACGTTTTTGTTTCAAACAAAAACGAAAACGAAGGAACCATCAATCTTTCCCGTGACAAAGCCAAACGCATGCAGCTCTTCGACAAACTCGAAGAAATTCAGGAAAATGAAGGCATTGTCGAAGGTAGAATTGTTCGCCGTATTAAAGGCGGTTACACTGTCGATCTCGACGGCGTTGAAGCATTCCTACCTGGTTCCCACGTTGATCTTCGTCCCGTCCCAGATATGGACGCTCTCGTTGATCAGACATACGAATTTAAGATCCTTAAGATCAACCGTCGTCGCAGCAATGTTATCGTTTCAAGACGTGTTCTTCTCGAAGAACAGCGTAATGAAATGCGTTCCAAGCTGCTTGAAACTCTCGAAGAAGAGCAGACCATTATCGGTAAGGTTAAGAACATCACTGAATACGGTGTGTTCATCGACCTCGGCGGTCTCGACGGACTTCTCCATATTACCGACATGTCTTGGAAGCGTATTAAGCATCCTAAAGAAATGGTATCTCTCGGTGACGAACTTGAGCTTAGAGTTCTGAATTTTGACCAGGAAGGACAGAAAGTCTCTCTTGGACTCAAACAGCTCGTTCCAGATCCTTGGGAAGATATCTCCGGTAAATACCCTGAAGGTTCCAAGTTCTCCGGCAAAGTTACTAACCTTGCTGATTACGGTGCTTTCGTGGAACTCGAAGCCGGTGTTGAAGGACTTGTTCACATTTCTGAAATGTCCTGGACCCGCAAACTCCGTCACCCTTCACAGATGGTACGTGTAGGCGACGAAGTTGACGTTATTGTTTTGGGTGTTGATCCCGACAAGAAGCGCATTTCTCTCGGTATGAAGCAAGTTAAGCCTAATCCTTGGGATGTTGTTGCAGAGAAGTTCCCTGAAGGAACTGTTCTTGAAGGCCAGATCAAAAATATCACTGAATTTGGTGTATTCATCGGTATCGAAGACGGTATTGACGGACTTATCCACGTTTCTGATATCTCCTGGACAAGAAAAGTACGTCACCCTTCAGAAGTTTACAGTGTTGGCGATTCCGTTCAGGCGAAAGTCCTCACTGTTGATAAAGAAAACGAAAAGTTCACTCTTGGTGTAAAACAGCTTTCTGATGACCCATGGTCTCAGGTACCTTCTAAGTACCCCGTCGGCTGTACCCTTGAAGGACTTATCACCAATATCACTGACTTCGGTCTCTTTGTTGAGGTTGAAGAAGGTATTGAAGGCTTGGTTCACGTTTCTGAAATCTCTCATAAGAAGATCAAGAATCCTTCTGAGATGTTTAAAGAAGGCGTTACTATCCAGGCGAAAGTCATTCACGTCAGCGCTCATGAACGCAGACTCGGTCTGTCCATCAAACAGCTGAAAGAAGAAGACGACAAGCGTAAACCTAAAGAATTCCGTTCAGGCCCTGCTGATGCAGGTAACACTCTGGGCGAACTTCTTAGACAGAAGCTTGAAGATGCAACCGAAGCTAAAGCTGCAGCAGAGACTGAGGATGACGAATCCTAA
- a CDS encoding tetratricopeptide repeat protein, which translates to MATNYDQIVREYFDGRSGYTILLSDEPSFYKLLRGTLYKILAIRRDCLSYFQEQAPALSEIKDKAGEGVPVLVFVERILKGRPSADFILNVRKLFPDVKLVILTGEIGEDELIYLHEIGANNIITKPVSVDSLVQKLAFTIKPQGKLNQLVQVGKELLRKGDLEKVMLVSAKILEIKPDSPAALMLLGDALSGLGRRDEALKAFMKAHEQSTVFMEPIKKLAEFYKDSDDNQYLLYLKKLDKISPLNTERKCEIGRVHLEREELDDAEVFFDQAVKCAVKEAHSYLSQVMSGIAESLFEVSPSMAEKYYSKLLSVKSANLTSEDLETYNRLGIAMRKQGKWENAVANYKEALRVAPKEAGLYYNIGMAYTDGKEYAKCAQSFKRALNSGQDIHKSSAAVARNIAGIFLKVGMTDDARIIIEEGLTVFPNDSGLKTLLKKAVS; encoded by the coding sequence GTGGCAACAAATTACGATCAAATTGTTCGCGAATATTTTGATGGACGTTCAGGATATACAATCCTTTTAAGTGATGAACCTTCATTTTATAAGCTTCTGAGAGGAACTTTATATAAAATTCTGGCAATTCGCAGAGATTGTTTAAGTTATTTTCAAGAGCAAGCACCTGCTTTAAGTGAGATTAAAGATAAGGCCGGAGAGGGAGTTCCTGTACTCGTTTTTGTCGAGAGAATTTTAAAAGGCAGGCCGTCTGCTGATTTTATTTTGAATGTTCGTAAGCTTTTTCCAGATGTTAAACTGGTTATTTTGACCGGAGAAATCGGTGAAGATGAGCTTATTTATCTTCATGAAATCGGTGCAAATAATATAATTACCAAACCTGTTTCTGTGGACAGTCTTGTGCAGAAGCTTGCTTTTACGATTAAGCCGCAAGGTAAATTGAATCAGCTGGTTCAGGTCGGTAAGGAATTACTCCGAAAGGGTGATCTCGAAAAGGTCATGCTTGTCAGCGCTAAGATCCTGGAAATTAAGCCTGACAGCCCCGCTGCGTTAATGCTACTTGGTGATGCTTTAAGTGGTCTCGGGAGGCGGGACGAGGCTCTCAAGGCTTTCATGAAGGCTCACGAACAGTCGACTGTGTTTATGGAGCCGATTAAAAAGTTGGCTGAATTCTATAAAGACAGCGACGACAACCAGTATCTATTATACTTAAAGAAGCTCGATAAAATCAGTCCTCTCAATACTGAGCGCAAGTGCGAAATAGGTCGAGTTCATCTTGAGCGCGAAGAGCTTGACGATGCTGAAGTCTTTTTTGATCAGGCAGTAAAATGTGCAGTAAAAGAGGCTCATAGTTATCTTTCGCAAGTTATGAGCGGTATTGCTGAATCTCTTTTTGAAGTTTCCCCCTCAATGGCTGAAAAGTATTACAGTAAGCTTCTTTCGGTTAAATCTGCTAATCTTACCAGTGAGGATCTTGAGACTTATAATCGTCTCGGGATTGCCATGCGAAAACAGGGTAAGTGGGAAAATGCTGTTGCTAATTACAAGGAAGCGCTCAGAGTTGCACCGAAAGAGGCTGGCCTATATTACAATATAGGGATGGCTTATACGGACGGCAAAGAGTATGCTAAGTGCGCGCAGTCTTTTAAGAGAGCTCTTAATTCCGGTCAGGATATTCATAAATCTTCGGCAGCTGTTGCCCGGAATATAGCCGGTATTTTTTTGAAAGTAGGTATGACTGATGATGCGCGAATCATTATTGAAGAAGGGCTGACGGTTTTCCCTAATGATTCCGGGTTAAAAACGTTACTCAAAAAAGCGGTTTCTTAA